A window of Salvelinus namaycush isolate Seneca unplaced genomic scaffold, SaNama_1.0 Scaffold989, whole genome shotgun sequence genomic DNA:
atagtgcactacttcagccGGGCAGGACAAACCCCCATTCTGGTGATATCTGATATATAATGTAAATATATCTAAAATGGCAGCATGTTTTTAGACTCCTTTAGCAGTTTCTACCCGATTAACTACAATACCATGGGGGAGGAAATTCATGTTGAAAGGACAGGTTGTGTTTGGAGCTGAAAGTGTGGGACTGaaaacaacaagataactaaATGCAAATACTACTGGGTCTGGAAAATGTATTTAGGTTCACAACTTTTGggaaacagcacagttaaaagatgatatggcaaatagaaatccaaactggatggtgttcagagatagatgggaggggttgaggggagctgaaggatgggattggatggtgttcagagatagatgggaggggttgaggggagctgaaggatgggattggatggtgttcagagatagatggaaggggttgaggggagctgaaggatgggactggatggtcttcagagatagagatagatttgagattctttaaagtagcctcactttcccttgatgacagctttgcacactcatggcattctctcaaccagcttcacctggaatgcttttcaaacagtcttcaaggagttcccacatatgctgagcacttgttggttgcttttccttcactctgcggtccaactcatcccaaaccatctcaattgggttgaggtcatgtGATTGTGGacaccaggtcatctgatgcagcattccatcactctccttctagttcaaatagcccttaaacagcctggacgtgtgttgggtcattgtcctgttgaaaaacaaatgatagtcccattgatgaaactggctctcatgaggaccgccacaggaaaggaagacccagagtcacctctgctgcagaggataagttcattagagttaccagcctcagaaattgcagcccaaataaatgcttcagagttcaaataagacacatctcaacataaactgttcagaggagactgtgaatcaggccttcgtggttgaatttttggttccaactgtctttgtgagaagcagagtaggtgaacggatcatctcagcatgtgtggttcccaccatgaagcatggaggaggaggtgtgatggtgtgggggtgctttgctggcgacactgtcagtgatttatttagaattcaaggcacacttaaccagcatggctaccacagcattctgcagcaatacgccatcccatctgatttgtgcttagtgggactatcatttgtttttcaacaggacaatgacccaacacacctcaaggctgtgtaagggctatttgaccaagaaggagagtgatggagtgctgcatcagatgacctggcctccacaatcacccgacctcaacccaattgagatggtttggggtgagttggaccgcagagtgaaggaaaagcagccaacaagtgctcagcaagactgttggaaaatcattcctcgtgaagctggttgagagaatgccaagcgtgtgcaaagctgtcattgaggcaaagggtggcgactttgaagaatttaaaatatatttagatttatttattttactttagctgacatgggctagttgatctggacatttcatGTTATAAATATCTTTCTACGGTCtgtaatgactgacatgacaagaggaccTGATTATGCACTACCCAACttagaaattgcaccttgtgcattctactattaaaACTGTCAAGAGTACATTTAAAGCAGGACAGGTGGGGTTTTGGGGGGGGTCTAGACGAGTGTCCATAGGGTCTGTGCAGCAAGTCATATTTTATGTCACATGGTTAAAagacaacaagtgtagactaacagtgaaatgcttactaacaggtccctttccaacaatgcagagttaaagataacaTGAAAGAAGCAGGCTTAACGTCGATTGACGTCCCTACTTTAGGGCCGTCTGGTCATAAGTAATAGAATAGGATACTATTTGAGAAGCTGTATGCTGATGTGAAGGATTGGTAGTTCGATAGAACATCTTTGAGATCCTAGCTAACTTACCTTTGTCAAGTGGTCCACTTTCATGTTATCTATGATGAGATTTTTCTGCGACATCTCTATTTTCAACAGCTGAAGGTTGTGCAGTAGCTCCTTCCTCTCGATGAGCTGTCGGGTGACTTTCTGGGTCCCGGTGCGGTCTCGTTCGTCTGATGACGAGATGTCTTCCGTGGGTACCGTGGTCTCCAGACTGAATTCTTCCGACTCCTCTAGCGAGCTGGAGATGTTCACCGACGGGTTTTTCTGCTTCTTCGGAGGCATTTTGAAGCTAGATAACGTTAACTACCTCGCTTTTGTCAAACAAGTAGTGATCTGCTTTTGCCAGCTAACTACTAGCATATAATTTTAGTATTAGAGATTAAGATTAAGGATTAGCGAACTCAAGAGTTCAAGGACAGTtaaggtgttagctagctagctaacaacgtcGACTGTTGCACGACATATACGGGTAACTAGCTCCTTGTCTGTGGTTGTATTAACTGTTAGTTACTGTACAGTACTAGTTAGTTAACTTACATAGTTATAGTTAGCTAACGTCGAACTGTTGGAAAAGTTCACTGTCCAACAGGTAGCttcctagctagctggctaattcCGTACAAATTATTCGTTTTTGTCATATCCATAAATGAAATGGGGTTTAGCATTTACCACTTATATTCGCGAACAACCCAAAATGTTTGGTGGTCGCTGTTTTCATCATTTCAACGGTCCCGCTCCGAATCGCATAGAAACAGCCACTAGCAGATCACAACAAACAAACGGAAGTGACATCGGAGTCACGTCCGTTTGTTTGCAACCACATAAAATGTCCGCGAGAAACAGCAACatttaataataatttattcaaCTCTTATAGCGCTATTCATTACATAAAGAATCTCAAAGTGCTTTAAAGCAACAAAACAAGACATAATGAGATTGACAGTCAATAGAAAATTCATGGCTTTGGTGGTCATCTGAGGGAGGTGGTCAAGCGGGGAGAGAAAATCCGGGGGCAGGCAGCACGGTTTTCTTCTTCGAGGTTTTATTGGCGGACTACGTCCAAAAATTGTGCCTTGCCACCACCTACTGGGTGGGgtgaaaacaaacattttaacAACTAAAAataaaagaataataataatgtaacatATTTTAATCACATAAATAGTTCAGCTACATTAACAATGATATCGATCTTTCTTGACCTACTTTCAACTTGTGCACTTGAGTCCACTTTCTTCACACGAAGGATTTCTGGGTCCTGCTGTTGATTCTCAGTCTGTGGTGAAGGCTCCAATGTAGGCATACCGTTCTTCAATACCTGCCGGACCTTCAAATGTACTCACTCTGTCAACCCTTTTGACAGCCGCTGCATAGAACACCCTCAACTGCCCTGATTTTAGTATCCTCAGTCTCTTTCACCCGACATCGGGAACTCCAGTGATTGCGGTTCATGCTCACCCACCACAACATGTTGCTCCTTGTCTATTCTCTTCTACTAGACATTTAGCATCTCCTTCATAGTGGTCTTTCCCCCCCCACATCTCAGCTTCTCCCGTCTGCAGACACTGTGGGAGTGAATGATACATTTAGGGACAGACATAGAGGTGTACATTAGAATATAGGAGGAGAAGGCAGACATGAGTGAATGGATACAGGCTGGTAAAAACAGGAAACTAAGACATAACAgacacaagttcttgtaagagtgttGTATTTCTGAGACGATTATCTAcaacacaggtgtcaaactcattccacggagggccgagtgtctgcgggttttcgctcctcccttgtacttgattgatgaattaacatcactaattagttaggaactccccacacctggttgtctagggctttattgaaaggaaaaaccaaaaacctgcagacactcggccctccgtggaatgagtttgacacccctgatctacaACAACACTTCTTCCGATGTCCAGACATTTGACAGAAAGAACATTGAGAAAGGCCTTTCTACAGAAGCTCTGACAGTACAGACATCCCAGCTGAGAGACTCCACATCAAAAAAAATAACACTAGAACAGACTAACTCTTCTCCTTCTTGCCATCAACCATATGATTCATTCTACATCGATCACTCCCGGAATTCCCTTAAATAAAGCACTAAAACATCCTATGAGACTCCAGAAATGACCCCCTAGACAGGTGTCCTCCCTAGACAGGTGTCCTCCCTAGACGGGTGTCCTCCCTAGACGGGTGCCCTCCCTAGACGGGTGTCCTCCCTAGACGGGTGCCCTCCCTAGACGGGTGCCCTCCCTAGACGGGTGCCCTCCCTAGACGGGTGTCCTCCCTAGACGGGTGCCCTCCCTAGACGGGTGCCCTCCCTAGACAGATGTCCTCCCTAGACAGGTGTCCTACATTATGTCCAACAGACATTTCTTCTGTTCCTCAGAAACACAAGAAATCAGAACTAACCCACTTCTCATGACCATCACTGATTTGACTTTACCCAATGCTTCTGCCATAATTTTGGATGTTTTTTCGGAAAACGGGTTCCACAAGTCAGGCATGTGCCgctctttcaaatcaaatcacattttattggtcacatacacatatttatcagacaaatttatattatttttgtattattattattgcagcAATAATACCAATATTACACATTAATACAGGGACATTCCTGtgaatacaaaaaaataaaaaacaccagGCGATGTATATAAACCCTAGATGTATATAAACCATGGGATTGATGATTCTgcgtattggccattgagaggctttgaagccactggTCGGCCATATTGCCACTCCCCAGTAGGCGCAGTCCATTGGAATGAATGTAactctacagtatttcaattaaagaGGGCACTATGCCGAAAtcactccaccatttcctggttgctaacattagaatagttcgcctaatttcagtttatgtgacaaaacaagcaagtatagtgtagagaatcgttgtaccatctaaacccgctgtgaaatatattagccatatacaacattttttatttttagctgttttaagctggtgtacaaaacctaaAGTAAAGGACACAAAAACTAAACTTACGGGAAGCacagaaatagcacacataggaCACATCTACTgattcttagacttgctttcaatgagaatgacagatctatagcacacatttctatgtgaatttggtgggGTATTCCAAAAATGtatatattgcagctttaaatgtttcaaggacaaaattacatgtatttaagtctTTGGGGACAATAACATTAGTAATCTAAAACaattatactttaaggaaaatgtttttatgTATTTTATGTTTTCGCTCACATaatttatttttctactgtattattgactgtatgtttgtttaactccatgtgtaactctgtgttgttgtatgtgtcgaactgctttgctttatcttggccaggtcgcagttgtaaatgagaacttgttctcaacttgcctacctggttaaataaaggtgaaataaaaataaataaaaaattatataatttaaaagtatgcattaaggtgtctgtaatagaataaacgaATGTAGaatatttagctagcagcctccatgGAAATTCGCTATTAattgtgctaattttgttagcattctgatAATAGACGCCCAATGGGCATTTTAGTGTTTTTTTAGCTCCCTTTCTAGCTTCCAAAAAATGTTTTACAAGGATGGGGGAgtggcttcaacacagcgccCCCTATCAGTCGCCTAGTGTATATACGAACCATTGAATAGGACTCAGGTGAAGTTTAAACTCAGTTGGTAGTTTAAGGTAATTTCCGGTTCCAAATTGTCTCTTGCATTAAACGTTGTTTACTATGTATTAACGTAGGAAAATAACATATTTTTGTATGATTGGTGAAATGTGAGACAAGTCTTCTGGACAAATGGTTAGGCCCAGAACAGTAATCCCGGAACAAATATTCTTTGCACTTGCATCAGCACGACTGAATAATGGCGTTGCACACGCTTTCAACTTGACCCTTCGACATTTTTTCCGATAAGCACGGATGTAAAATTGAATTCAGACTGACACAAATGTAAGACATTCAATGGAATACTACCACGATTTTATGATCCATTCTGTCCTTATTGAGAGTGGACCTTAATTGCAGTTTGTATGATTGTTTTTTCGTGATTATGGAACATAAACACAATCGCTTCCTATCTTGTCTGCACGTGTAACGGTATTTCCTCCTCTCCTGATGGACAGTTCTGGGACTTTAATATAACGACGTGAGTGTCAACATCTTGACTCCATATGTATGTATCATCAAACCATTGAAATGATGAGGTTTCTCACCCCACCGCTTTTGAACGAGCTGCGGCGGCGTCTCCCGCTGGTATCAACTGTCGCAAATAAACACGGAGGGAGTAAACAGTTACCGATCACCTGCCTTCTCCCACCCCGCCACTCTGCACCCCCAAACCGGCCTCTCTATACTGGGGCTGCACTAAGAAAAGATGTACCCCTCCCTCAGTCTAAAGCAGATCAGACTGAAGAGAAACTGGACCTGGACATATGGAAGTCTGTGATGAGGTTTCAGGTCCCAGcggcggaggaggaggagaaactgggaggtgaggagggaggtgCTGCTCCTTCAGGACcaggaggaggtgtagcagggcaGGAGGAGGTCTCACCACTGGAGGCCACCAGAGAACTGGTAGTGATGTGGCGTCAGGCTGGGAAGCTGGTGCCAGAGACCATGACTGATGAGGAGCTGGGGATCCTGGCGGAGCTCCAAACGAAATCCTCCAAGAAGAAGTACCTGAAATACCTGGCCATCAAGGAGGGACACAAGAAAAGCCACAAGCAGAAGCAGGagaagaggaaggtagagaggagtGAGAGGTTTCTGGAGGATGATAGGATCAGGCCTGATggtctgagaggagaggagggggaactgAGGAACACCTTCCTGCTCCAGTTCTGGGGTCGTTCCCTGGACAAGCTGCTGGGGTGGAGGTCGGCCCAGGCCATGGTGTTCGGCCAGCCACTGGTGTTTGATATGTCCTACGAACAGCAGATGACGCGTCGGGAGGTGGAGAACACTGTGTCCCAGCTGatggaggtggaggggtggaaCCGCCGAGCCTCGGAACCCTTCCACCTGCACTTCTGTAACTTGCAGCCGGATGGCGGTTACCGCAAGGAGCTGGTTAAACGGTACGGCGCCGAGGCCTGGCAGCGCCTCCTCATCACCTCCACAGAGCAACGCCATGTGGACCTGTTTCCCCGGGACGACCTGGTCTACCTGACGGCTGACTCCCCCAACGTCCTCCGTACCTTCGACAACTCTAAGGTCTACATCGTAGGCTCCATGGTGGACCGCTCCATCCAATCAGGGCTCTCCCTGGCCAACGCCAAGCGTCTCAAGCTGAATACGGCCCGTCTGCCGCTGGATGACTTCCTCCAATGGGAGACGGGGGCCAAGAACCTGACTCTGGATCAGATGATACGTATCTTGCTGACACTGAAGGAGACAGGGAGGTGGGAGGAGGCGCTGGAGTACGTACCCAAGAGGAAACATGATGGATTCTACCAGGAGAAACCCcagcaggacagagacagaggctcaGATAAGGACAGGAGGTTTTTTAGTGGCAGAACCAGAGGAGACACAGGATTCAGGGCTGGGGACAGAGACTGTGATAGAACATTCAGaagtggggacagagagagggcatTTAGTAGAAGAGACAGTGTATTGAAGAGTGGGGACAGTGACAGAGCAATTAGGAATGGGGACAGAGACCAAGCAATCAGGACTGGAGACAGTGACAGAGCAATCAGGACTGGGGACAGAGAAGGAGACAGTGACAGAGCAATCAGGAccggagacagagaaggagacatTGACAGAGCAATCAGGACCGGAGACAGAGATGgtatggaggagtggagacagAAACAGATGAATGGtgtgatcagagagagaggatccaCTAGCAGACATAAGGACAGTGTATTCAGTAGCAGAGACATGGTAGCAGTCAGTAAGGAAGCAGGACCTACAGAGAACAGGCAGACCACACAGACCACCACCAGGCTACGGACGTCACTAAAAACCAAGATGGAGGATCGGAACAGTACAGCCAAGAGCGGGAAGAAAATGCTGGAGGAAGAGTAGCCTTATTTGGTCCAAATATACTGAGACATTTCTGGTCTGAATGTGCATCAGTTTCACCGTGTTGTGTTAATGGATGCAGAGATGAACTGATGAAAAGCACTTCTAAATTACATTAAACAGAAACATTTTGATAAGCAACTCGGTGAGACTGTTGATTGTTTGGAATCGTTGGTGTATTTGATACTTCGTGTAAATgtacactgaaaaaaatatatatatatatataaacgcaacatgtggaGTGTTTGTCCcgtgttttatgagctgaaataaaagatataGAACATGTTCcagatgcacaaaaagcttatttctctcaaacttttgcacaaatttgtttacatccctgttagtgagcatttcctaTAAGAtgatccatccacttgacaggtatggcatatcgagaagctgattaaacagcgtggtcttacacaggtgcaccttgtgctggggtacaataaaaggccactttagcAACATCTCcgggtggatattcctgcagtcagcaggccaattgcacgctccctcaaaacttgagacgtctgtggcattgagttgtgtgacaaaactgcacattttaaagtggcctgaGGGAttgtgcagttggcatgctgactgcaggaatgtccaccagagctgttgccagataatttagtgttcatttctctaccataaactgcctccaacatcGCTCCCTCCatgcgtccaaccggcctcacaaccgtagagaccacctgtaaccacgccagcccaggacctccacatctggcttcttcacctgcgagggggggggtgctgaggagtattccTGTTTGTAGTGTAGccattttgtgggggaaaactattTCTTATtggttgggcctggctccccagtaggtgggtctgactccccagtgggtgggccgatgccctcccaggcccacccatgactTGCGgacctgcccagtcatgtgaaatccatagattagggccctaatgaatttatttcaattgactgatgtccttataaactgtaactcagtaaaatctttgaaaatgttagcatttatatattttttgttcagtatattttttaCCAAAAAATATTAATGTCATTATTGTCTAGCTGAACTAGAGTTTTAAGTTAAAAAAACATTTACTCCAGTTTAACTTCCGTTCATCCTGTATTCAAGCGTTATGAGTTGGACAGATTCTCACTAAACAGGAAATAGATTTAACAAATCTTTAATTTTTGGTCTCTGACATGAAGGAATTTAGAAAAAAATCTTTACAAAG
This region includes:
- the LOC120043652 gene encoding tRNA methyltransferase 10 homolog C-like isoform X1, which gives rise to MYHQTIEMMRFLTPPLLNELRRRLPLVSTVANKHGGSKQLPITCLLPPRHSAPPNRPLYTGAALRKDVPLPQSKADQTEEKLDLDIWKSVMRFQVPAAEEEEKLGGEEGGAAPSGPGGGVAGQEEVSPLEATRELVVMWRQAGKLVPETMTDEELGILAELQTKSSKKKYLKYLAIKEGHKKSHKQKQEKRKVERSERFLEDDRIRPDGLRGEEGELRNTFLLQFWGRSLDKLLGWRSAQAMVFGQPLVFDMSYEQQMTRREVENTVSQLMEVEGWNRRASEPFHLHFCNLQPDGGYRKELVKRYGAEAWQRLLITSTEQRHVDLFPRDDLVYLTADSPNVLRTFDNSKVYIVGSMVDRSIQSGLSLANAKRLKLNTARLPLDDFLQWETGAKNLTLDQMIRILLTLKETGRWEEALEYVPKRKHDGFYQEKPQQDRDRGSDKDRRFFSGRTRGDTGFRAGDRDCDRTFRSGDRERAFSRRDSVLKSGDSDRAIRNGDRDQAIRTGDSDRAIRTGDREGDSDRAIRTGDREGDIDRAIRTGDRDGMEEWRQKQMNGVIRERGSTSRHKDSVFSSRDMVAVSKEAGPTENRQTTQTTTRLRTSLKTKMEDRNSTAKSGKKMLEEE
- the LOC120043652 gene encoding tRNA methyltransferase 10 homolog C-like isoform X2, which encodes MYHQTIEMMRFLTPPLLNELRRRLPLVSTVANKHGGSKQLPITCLLPPRHSAPPNRPLYTGAALRKDVPLPQSKADQTEEKLDLDIWKSVMRFQVPAAEEEEKLGGEEGGAAPSGPGGGVAGQEEVSPLEATRELVVMWRQAGKLVPETMTDEELGILAELQTKSSKKKYLKYLAIKEGHKKSHKQKQEKRKVERSERFLEDDRIRPDGLRGEEGELRNTFLLQFWGRSLDKLLGWRSAQAMVFGQPLVFDMSYEQQMTRREVENTVSQLMEVEGWNRRASEPFHLHFCNLQPDGGYRKELVKRYGAEAWQRLLITSTEQRHVDLFPRDDLVYLTADSPNVLRTFDNSKVYIVGSMVDRSIQSGLSLANAKRLKLNTARLPLDDFLQWETGAKNLTLDQMIRILLTLKETGRWEEALEYVPKRKHDGFYQEKPQQDRDRGSDKDRRFFSGRTRGDTGFRAGDRDCDRTFRSGDRERAFSRRDSVLKSGDSDRAIRNGDRDQAIRTGDSDRAIRTGDREGDIDRAIRTGDRDGMEEWRQKQMNGVIRERGSTSRHKDSVFSSRDMVAVSKEAGPTENRQTTQTTTRLRTSLKTKMEDRNSTAKSGKKMLEEE